AGGTCTGACTTAGTGACTATCTGTTAAACAAAAGCAAGACTTCAGTCATAAATTGTGCCTGAGCCAGTCAACTGAAAGCATCCATTTGGTTCAGTTATGTCTTACGATTATTAATCCCCAGCAGTCTTTCAAGAGACACATTCAATTTGACAATGGTAACACTTCAAACAAACTGTGTAATTCAATAATATGTTTCGACTTCTACACATGACAAACTGTAATTGAATtggaaaattgaaataaaaagaatggTAGGTATTTCACCCAAAACAAGCGTTAACATTTTAAGACTGTTGTAGTCTATTTCATAAGCAAACTACAAGTGTCTGCAGTCATTATGAAGAGGCATGACTGCATAAATCCATCGGACTGAATAAAAGTATGGTATTAGACGGTAGACCTGTAAATGCCTTTGATGTGTTAAAAGCGGTTCACAATACAGAAACAATCTATACACACGAACCTGACATGGAAAGTGCCAGTATATCGTACATGAATCCCATTTTTGAAAAGGGCAACTAAAATATAGgtatacatactagtaatttgcTTAAGGGAAACTACCACgtcaccccccaaaaaaatatgAAGAAGGCAAAATACCCACTGAGTCATTTCCTCTCTTAAGGTTTCCTTACATTTACACCAATGGACACCATGTGGTTAACCAACATTTGTGTTTTCAAACAATATGGGACCGAACACAGAAACCTAGCTCTTGATCAGTGATAGGGTCACATTAAACTCATACAATAGCGCATAAAAAAATTACTAGTATGTGATGTCTGGGTACTCCTTGGTTGAAGTCGCAGGTGTCCACATCAAGCAGAGTTCTCGTTTCTGACGATTGGTCGACAGACACAAATTCTGTCGGATATCTAACACACAGTGGTATAAAACAACATTTCTAAGACAGAACATTTGAAAAGCCTTtaaatttttgttgtttgaaGAGTTTTCGCCCAGCAGAAAGCACAGGCCACCGCCCTTTGTTTACCCCTACCATTTCCTGCAGACGGAAAATCTATCATGGCGGTCGTTGACCAACAGTGCGAAAACTCGGCAGAAATTTGGCGTCAAATTCTGGCGTGACATGGACAACTCACCTTcgtttcttctattttttcatCTCCTATAGTGTCTGTTTCCATGATATAGTCTTCCGGCGGCTCCAGGGTCACGGATTTGCGAACAAAACGGAGGAAACGGCAGCAAACAAGAACTACAGGCGGTTTCTCCTCAGAAATGGCAGGGGAAGAACTTGTGACGTCAGAGATCTCGCATAATCTCGCACTGCCCGAGATCAGGATTACTTACCACATAGAAACCTTACCTCAGCAAACTTGCCATTAAAATCCATAGAACCCAAGTCGATTACTTTCGGAAGACTTTCCGCGGTTACAATTTCTATTATAGCCATAAATAAAGCTGCAAAATAAACTTAAGTCAAGAGTCACGTGATACGAATGATTTGGTTCAACCATTTCTATATTAGGGGTGAATTATTGGTATGACAAATTTATCACGGCAATAACTGCAAATATTTGGATCAATAACCTGACATTGACCACAATGACACGCTTTTTAATAATCTTTGCTACTATTTTCGATTACATCTATCATAATCTAGATTATTTACACATGATTCAAAGAATTCAATCCAGAAAACCATAATAAACTCTTCCACTTCAGCTCAACATGGCGGACTATGGACTCGGTTCTCTGGTGAGTTTCACGTGCACGTGTGTTTTTCCTCAGAAATTAATACCTGAATGTTTATCCTACTGCCCTGATCATCTATAGTTAGTGCTGTTATTGTGTTTGTGTCCCAAGAAACTAGGGTCTCGATGAGGACCTTGTCTGCCACAAGTTATGACTCGACTCATGGCCTTCAAAATTGTAGtataaaattgacaaatttaTTATGAGTAACGTTAGTTAACGTTACGTTATTTATGTTTATAAAATTTGGTATATAGATTATCCCTATATCGTCCTTATGTTCAGTATGAAGAGCACCAATACCAGATACTTTCAATATTTTGGTCAGATGGCATCCCCAGCAGTTtaaccaaaaacaatattgtcGACTTGTCCACCCAAGGAGGTCAGGATCATACCAAACCCAAAGGCTTGTATATTGTAATATCATGAAATCCGCAAAATCTATGTCATAGAATCCATTGGGAACATTTTCTGCATAATTGTGTGAGTGAAGATATGTTTGCGGTTAAGGAGCGtttcgattttttttcatcaattttccaATTCAACAGTTTGTCATGTGAAGCCTTTCTCTTTTAAACTGACTTTAGCCTGGTTTTTATACCAGACCCCAGctcgatctcaaaaatatctatcgtgcagatAGATACTTTTGAGGTTGGggctggtatccaggctaccttTCTCTTGGAAGACAACAGGGACGATATTCATAACTAATGATTTAACTTTCAGAAATACTTTTGCAAATGGTAGAATTAGGTTATTGCCCTTCTAGGCTGTCGGAAATTGAATGTTAAGTTTTATTCAATAGCAAAAGTCATCTTGATGACAGAGTACAGACCAACACGCTCCAAATGTATGTACAGCATGTTCTCCTGTGTACTGATCTGTAGGACCCTGCTGGATCACTTGCAGCTGCAGGAGCCTTGTCACAGCCAGCAGAGAAGTACGTCAACAATGTAAGTAAAGTTGGGATGTGTGATAGTGATACAATGTTGCCATCTCATCTGTGGTGTACATGGTATCTAGGGATCTCCCCATGATGACACCCACTCACCATCATGTACCCTTCCCTGACCAGGGTTCTTCCTGTAACATTTTGACACTGCgacagacaaaaatcagcatgtTAAGACATTAATTGAACCAAGCAGGGTCTACCAGCAAACTGCCcctcaaaatagaagaaattgcatTTCAGGGGGTCTAGGTTTCACaattttcctgggggagcatgccccatAGGATCTTAACACCTTCAAAAGGATTTCCAATCAAAATTGAGGggcagaaaaaaagtttcaggctggctagaacactgctccCTCAACCCAGCCTCTGCTCATACCTATGTCATCCAAGGTTTCGTAAATACAGAAGTACTGCAGCCCATGTGCTGCACTGCAGAATTGGCTTACTAAAACAGAACAATCCACAAGTGGAATAATCTCCTGCCGAAATTGTATACTGCCCTCACTAAACACATTTAAGTGCCAACTGCCATCTTGTATGCTGTGCCAAGTATGCATTATGTTCCTAACAGCAAATTTCTAGACTAAGCTGAATCCATGCACTAGGTGAACATGACTGTCCTGTCAAACCTTGGTCAAACTGTAAGGATCTTTGACTCAACTCTTATTGTTTTAATTTTCCATGCAGCCTGACCTTGAGCTGGCCTGGGCATCAAAGGCCTTCCAACATGCAGAAGTCTATTTTAATGTAAGTCTATatacttttttcttttctttaggtAACTTTAGAACATTTTGGACTTCATAGTACAGTGtatttggattttcaaaattATCCTTTAAAGACAACAAGGGTCACATTATCATGTACACTAAAATAAGTCACAGATGATTGATATTGAGagccttttttcttcttttcacaGCTCATATCAGCAGTGGACACTACATGTCTGAAACTTACTGGGAAGATGGATGAGGAAATCTACACAGAGTTCAGAAAAGACTTTCCTGACCTGCATGTAGCAGCTGTTACTGAGGATGAGCTGAAATCAGAAGAAGCAAAATCAGTGAGTTACCTTTATGTTCAGTTGTCACAGCTTGTGTCACTTTTGTTAAATTGATGGTTTGCTTACCCAGAAGATAAGATGGATTTCTGTCaacatttgttttcttgtatttttagaaGTGGTCAATTCTCTTAAATTGATGGTTTGCTTAGGACTTGTGTCAACATTTGTTACGTTTCATTGTGTTTTTAGAAGTGGCGGCCTTTCTGCAACAAGTTTGAAGGGAAGGTGGAAGATTTTAACTACGGAACTCTTCTGAGACTTAGGTCTGATCAGGACTACTCAGAAGAAAATTCCTGTATAGGTGGGTATGAACAATGTATTTTACATCTCAGTGTGTTCATCACGTTTGACAGGAACTGGTCAAATGATGGTCTCATGACTGAAGGAGTTGTCCATATAACCTTGTGAACATTGTTAGacatagaatgtacatgtacccagAACGTAATGTACATATGGTAAATAGTCCGGAACGCAAACCTTTCACAATTGCTGAGTCTCATTTCGTCCTCTTTTGTCAATGTTGCATCAGAGTAATAGCTGTTGCATACAACCTCAAATTCTGATTTCCAGTTATTGTGTCATGGCTGGTAAGATTCTTGCCCAAAAAATTCTAATCAATTGGTAGTAAACTCTTTTAAACACCTTAGTAACCACTTCTAAAATATGTGGCAAAAGTTTGCTGTATTCTTATGCTACTTACCCTCAAGGTGAATAGAAACTTACAGTACCTTGACCTAGTATTAAGGCAgcattgttgtttcttttttcagtGCCAAGAATCCAATTCTATGCCATGGAGATTGCCAGAAACAGGGAGGGTCACAACCTTGCAGTATGGAAGAAGACAAAAGAGAAAGGAACTTCAGAAGACACTGCACAGAAACAGTCATGACTAGCAGATATTACATGTGCTATAACTGCCTATTATGTGTGAATGTATTGCTAACTGTACTGTTGTTTAGGATTCCACATTACTTTCCTAAATTAGCATAGCTAAAATActgtttttcatttttaaaataTGCATCCACCATTGTATATGTTCAAACAGCAATCAACAAGTTTTAGTATGCCCAGTTACCTGAGTTAATggcatttttacctccatgaaatgtcatggaggttatattttaccccgcgtttgtgtgtgtgtttgtgtgtgtgtgtgtgtgtaaacaaaataactcaagaacggctgggtggattggtttcatacttggtgtgttggtagtgtgtgacaaaagctggaaatgattagattttgggcccccctagcggctccccttggtactgcagcgcaacttccggttttgctatctcggtgttctgaacatactatggccacgatttttgagtattagatagctcttgtgctcaggaagaaatgacataagtttgggccccctagcgtttagttttgggatagcaggggcatttttg
The sequence above is drawn from the Branchiostoma floridae strain S238N-H82 chromosome 4, Bfl_VNyyK, whole genome shotgun sequence genome and encodes:
- the LOC118413026 gene encoding protein PBDC1-like, which codes for MADYGLGSLDPAGSLAAAGALSQPAEKYVNNPDLELAWASKAFQHAEVYFNLISAVDTTCLKLTGKMDEEIYTEFRKDFPDLHVAAVTEDELKSEEAKSKWRPFCNKFEGKVEDFNYGTLLRLRSDQDYSEENSCIVPRIQFYAMEIARNREGHNLAVWKKTKEKGTSEDTAQKQS